The sequence below is a genomic window from Wyeomyia smithii strain HCP4-BCI-WySm-NY-G18 chromosome 1, ASM2978416v1, whole genome shotgun sequence.
TTTTGtaggtagacttattctcgaataaatgttgtttgagataaaaaaaaacagaactcaagcttttgttttcagtacaatgtgcactttcaatgaataagataagttttgtaagatttgaaaCGAAATATTGtcgccgtgatgaatttatggttggtaggcaaaatgttgacgtttataggcccctgagTTTAGCACATGCATATTTATTTTCTCGTCATTTTGAAGTTGGAAAGCTACGGGAGGAATTCTGTATATGCAGTGAATAAAGTGaactgaaataaataaaatataaatacaatGAGTGAAACTAACTAATCCACGCATTACAGCTCTCGATTGTATGTTTCCTGCATAAACAGACACGTTGTTGTCATTTATAATCTTACTTTAagtttgttacttttttgtgTAATGTGCGATAATAAGACAAAAAACGTAAAACGTAATAAAAAGTCAAAAGCAACAATATCTTCTCCATTTGTTTTGCCTGAACGTCTGTTACTTTTCCAAAACAGGTTGAAAATGGTCGTTCCTCCAACCACTACTGATATAAGATAATTTTATTACAACAATATCGAATAACAGTTTCTTTTACCTCtatttacaattcaaattgaTTATAAGAAAAATCTACAAGAGAATAAATTAGAAAAAGTCATGCTTTAATCGTATCATTATCATATCTATTAATTGAAAAACATAACTAACATCCGTTGGGGCTATTTGGCAAATAAACCCTAAACCATTTATGCTGCTTAAATCCAGAACTGTTTGTAGAAGCTTTTCCAACAGTGCAATATCAACCCGCCAATTATTACAATTAAAGGCTATTAAAAATTGATCATTCATAATATCTTCTCCGTCGAACTTTTTACGATCGGTCATTAAattaaatgtatacatttataaTTTGAGctggaaaacaaaaataaatccccTCATTCCGCGTGATGAAAAATAAGTGGAAAGAAGAAAGCAGTGGGTGGAACTCGGGAAGGgttttatttcatttcgttTTGGCATTACTGAGCCAGAATCCAGAAGCCGAACAGAGATCAAAAGGCAGATTCATATAATCGAGTAGGATGGCATTTTTCCCAGCCAGTAAAATCGCCAGCATTTATTATGCTGTTTGATTTTTGTCTCTCCGAGTGTATCACGGATTTACTCCATCATTGGATTACATTCTCCATGCAAACCGATGCAATTCCCACTCGAGTGGGCTTTTCGGCAATTTTTCCACTCTTGTTGGTCTCGGTGAAACGTAAAAATTTTGCCATTTGAATaatttacacattttaatcaacacttttttctctgtgtgtgtTACAGCGAAACCATCCCGCGTGGTCCACATCCGGAATATCCCGACAGAGTCCAGCGAGGTGGACGTAATGCACCTAGGTGTTCCGTTTGGTCGTGTGACCAACGTTTTGGTGCTCAAGGGCAAAAACCAGGCTTTCCTGGAGATGGCTGACGAAAGTGCAGCTACCAATATGGTCACCATGTTCACCGCCAACCCGCCGGTTGTCCGAGGTAGAACCGTGTACGTGCAGTTCAGCAATCACCGGGAGCTGAAGACTGACCAGAATCACACGGCGACTGTAAGTGTGCCTTTTATTCACggagtttcagttcagttttatatTAACGTACCATTCATTATCACCTTAGAACATTTCGCTGCAAGCTCAGGACCTCACCCAGTCTCCCACGGGATCACCACTACCGCTGACGTTGGAGCATGCTAACTCCAATTCAACGAGCGGCACAACCGGAACGACAGGCACCACCCAGGGCGGTCCGAATACCGTGCTGCGAGTGATCGTCGAGTCGCTGCTGTATCCGGTCTCGCTGGATATCCTGTACCAGATATTCCAGCGGTTTGGCAAGGTGCTCAAAATTGTCACCTTCACCAAGAACAATTCGTTCCAGGTAGGTTGCTCGCAGTTCCTATTTTAACCATCTAGTGCCCTGTGCCGCCCATAGACacgcttcagttgaacctctcaAAAGGTTcaatgaatatttaaaaaatattaataaagattcatagtgattttaccgaggtCCGCCTGAAAAATGATTTGGGCCCTAGAGGGTTAAGACTTGAACACAAACCGACTTTTCTGTAATGTTTTGCTGTGTTTCTTGAAGGCTCTCATCCAGTACCCGGACGCGGCTACAGCTCAGCACGCTAAACAGACTCTGGACGGTCAAAACATCTATAATGGGTGCTGCACGTTGCGTATTGACAACAGCAAGCTTACCTCGCTGAATGTGAAGTACAACAATGACAAGTCTCGGGACTACACAAATCCTACGTTACCGTCTGGTGAGCCAGGTAGTGACGTTATCGCTAGTGCCGGTGGGCTTGTTTCGGCTGGTGATCTCCTATTGCTGGCCGCTGGTCAGCGGCCTCAATTGACCCGGGATCGACTAGGTAAGTCTAATAGGCTGACCCCGGCTGGCTCGATGTTGTTTCGTTGTTGTCGAAACCCGGAACAATTACCGTGTAATAGTCAAATTAGACAAATCTCCCTATTTTCTAGTGAATGGCTTAGCAACTCCGGGTGTGATTCCACCATTCGGTCTGGGTCTCGGCACGCCGGCCTTGGCCAGCGCATACGGAGGGGCCCTACCGAATTTGGGCGCCTTTGCTCTGGCATCGAACGGTGCTCTTGGAACACCCAATCCGGCCGTTCTGCGGGGACTTTCCAACGTGCTACTCGTCTCCAATCTCAACGAGGAGGTAATTATAAAACGTTCCTTCAGGTCATAATTAActatctctctctgtctctctacCTGTCTATCTGATTGTCTGTCTTCTTCTACATATACACTCTTACTCAGTCAGTTTCATTTTTACGTACAGAAAATGTTTactttcaggtttttttacttGTTGACATTCTCTCGCTACCTCTGTCGCACTATCTCTGTCCAACATAACATCCTAGATTAATCCTTTTTATATTTTACCGTTGCCTCGTCGACTCGCTACATTATTTTGTCCCCCTTTTTCAATTCGTACTGTTTGTTGAAGTGGATTTCGCTTTGTTCATCTGtctctatttctctctattcagatattttttgtgCTTGCGTTGTACTCcacatctctctctctcttacatTCTCTAATCTGATGTAACAACTTCTCCCTGCTGTAAGGGGATCGCATCCAGGCGGGAAAGGGCCATCGTCCTGTCTTACCGTCGCTGCATCCGACTTTTATTCTGTTTCATTCTCGATTTGTCTGTCTCTTCTACATATACCTTTTTGCACTGTCTACGTCTTTCTCTCTCTCGATCTTGTTCGGTGTCCTATTTCACCTGTGTGTACCATGAACACTCGGGAGGATAGCTAATAGCTGgcaattttctttttctatcCTTCGATTTTCCATTTAGGAGTGTAGATTTTCATATGCTCCGGTCGAACTCGACCGTGACTCAGTTTCCGTAATTACTGACTTAGCATTGGTCTTTCGATCGGTGCGGCATGCAAATATTCGTTGGATTTGTCCCTACCAAAGACAGATACGAAAAGCCATTGATTTTATTATTGTATAAAGTGCTTACAAATTCAACAGAAACGAAACAGTTTGTTTTTTCTTTACTTAAACAAATGCTGAGACAGACTTCTCGTCACCCTGGCTTGGTGGACCGTTTTTgcttctttaaaaacaaatcgcCTCCAGAGCGAAAATTGCGAAAAATTCTTTGTGCACAGTAATAATCAAAATGATTGCGTTCTCGTTCCCATCTCTCTTTGTACCGCACCGCCGTCGGTCTCCGTTTAACCCACATTTTGTCGGTCACAGAGTTCCCGTTTGGTCGGCACACTGCAATTCACCGTTTTTCGTTCTATTATTCCTTAATATTTTCTCCTCCTTCGGTTGGTCCCGTCGCTGATTTACTTGAAAGTTTTGTAATATCAGTATCCTGGGCTCTGGCGAGTAGCCCTGCAGCTTTACTGCGTGGACAATTTTTCTCGCTCGGTTGTCGTCATTTTCCCAAGACTGGGTGCCGGCGCCGCTCCCCAGGGGGATAAAACTTTCTTTcctgtggagaaggcgaatcgTTTATGCAAATCGTACGATTCCATACCACTCGCTCGAATAATTCGCGCAGGGTGCATGCAGTGGGATGAGGGAAAATATGAAAAGATAATTTATACTGCAATAACAGACCGCGTAGAGTAACTTGTGTAAGACAACTGCTAGCTACTACGCCAACTTCACTGTTTCGGAACTACACTATGATGTTGAGGTTGCTAAAGTTAAAAGAATGATGCCTCACAGGTCCAGATTGGCGTAAGGATAATCGCTTAGCGGGTCGTGCCGGGTCTATGGTAGAATGTCTTTGTTGAATGTTAAGTTTTTCTGGTTTGACGAGGGGTGATATGTAATAGTAATCGCAACGAATGTGCAGCACATGTTTTCACGTCTTGCTCCCAATAGCGATGACCACAAAGTGTTCTATCGCCAGCAAGCCACTTCGTGCTATCATCAATCAACCTTTGAAAGACAGGAAGCCAAATTCATCACCATCGAGGAACCCCCCTAGTTTGGTAGATCTACAATCTGTTGCTTTTGACTTATCCATTCAGTTAGCGCAAGCGAGAGAAAAACTTCCCATCTTCCCGCATGAAGCAATTCGGTCGGGGTTTCTTGTTTAAAATTCACACACTTGTCGAGTGATTTATCCCACCATTTTCGGTCGACGGTTTTTTTCGCGTAGGGCACAAGTTGTGGCAATCAGGAAAAGTTTGCTTTCGGATTCTTCCTCAGCGACGGTGGCAGCTCCCTTCGTCGGAATTCCGACCGAGAAGAGAAGTGCCGAGAAGCTACCACCGCTACATAATAGTGTTGCTGGTAGTAGCAGAACTAGTTGCTGCAGCAGAACGGCGACGACGGCGAGAAGATTGCAACAACTCGTTATTTGCTCTTCGTTATCGAGCTTCGAAGCGTGTCTGGCTTCCGCCTTGGCCCTATTCACCGGTAGCATCTCCGCCTGTTGGAGTGAAGTGGGAAGCCGAGGATAAACTTGTTTGTAAAGTGATTTAAATTCGGTTTCGGGCGGTGTTTGTTCCCGGGCGCTCCGTGTGGCGTTCAGAGAACAACAGCATCCCTGTACTTAATACGCGCAATGGGAAGTAAAATGGCGTGAAATTGATTGGATTGATTCCTGGTTGACGCGTGACACTCGCGTCGTAGCAGTGGTAAGCGAGACAGTGTACGCGAACTCAGCTCATGTTTCGATGATCGAAAAAATGTTTCACTTAATTTGGTCTATCACTGGTTGTCGTTTTCCTGTTACGCGTGAGCCTTTAGGTAAAAGCAAAAAAAGACGATAACGATTGAATAAAATGGAGTAGCTCCGAGGAAAAGTAATTTAAATGACATCAAAGGAGAAAAAATATCTTGATTGTGTAGTGGTTTCCTCTTCCTATCCGCGTGTCTTTGTGAGAGATTTGCATATTTTTCTAGCATTTCCAAGCGTGTTTTTTTTCGAGTAAACCGTTCACGCGGGCGCATTTCGGGACGCGACTGAGATGATAATTTTCATTACCAAAATTGTATTATAATAACACGATAAGCGTTATTATGAACGCCACGATATACGAGTGGGAACCCTGGAAACTGGTCTGAAAAAAGCAATCTGTAAGTGAGGTGGTTTTCGTGTAAACATTGGTTCATACCGGTTAAATAGAGCACTGAGTTTAAAATAAGGCTTGTTTAGATTGAAGACTCTACATCTAGTATTTTCCATTCTCTGTAACTCTAGCTATTTCATTGCCAAGTTTGTCATTtttagtcaatttttttcttgacaataACCTCCTCATCATTTCAACTTAATCTGGCGTAAATTCATGAAACTCATCTCCAGCAAGAGTATAAATGCTGGCGTTAGCCTTCATGTATCATGCTTTCTGGTTGCTTCCATACTTTTATGCCGCATCCTAGAAAATGATTTTCACTCTTGTCATCTAGTAAACTGATATCCACAGCGATAAACGGGTAAACGGGTGCCAAATTCAAATTactaattataaaattatttacttttattgtgttttagaatcattttgtAACCCAGTTACTCTGTATCTGCACTGGTGATGCGAAGGGTTCACTTTgcttcatttaaaaattatcaaatttttacgAGAGCCATTTCCCTCACATCCTCGATCTCTGTTCTGAATCTGATTGTGTCGGCTACATTCTGCTTTTACGTTCCTTTCGAATGGCAACTTTTCTTGTTCAGCTTCGCTCTATTGTTATGATTAGTGACGAGTTTTCTCAGTTCCTCCTTACCGAGTAGAAGAGTTGGTTAGAAACGTGAAGCACTATGCATAATCTTGTTCTCTGCATCAACGTTCCCGATTAAAATTGCACTAGTTCGTTCATAGAGATCTTTTCGTTGGAATCGCACGCGTTTTCTGGTCCTATTCATACTGACACTAATGAAGTGAAAAAAATGGACTGTGGAACCTAATTAAAAGTGGCACTTTATCTTTCGGAGGGACTGGTAGAGATGATAATTAATTGGAGTGGTATTAAAACGAAAGAGGCCTTTAGTTAATATGTCTTTGTCTGCGTATTAAGTAATTATACCAGCTATGGTCGAAGTTTTGAagaattttctattttcttcctCTTTATCTTCTTGATTTATAATTTCCACCCCGATCCTCTCTCAGTATTCATCAACCTAAGTTACGCACTGTTTACGTTCTGTGCAACTGTTGAATCGCACGAGACAAACTGTTTAAAATGATAATTCATGGATCAGAGGCGTGTAGAATCTTAACACTGCTGCCCCCAACCTGTGTTCCATCAGTAAATTTGTGAAAACCACCATTCCTTAccaggaaacaaaaaaaaaaaaacaaaatagaacaaaacccAAAAAAATACAAACCGAAATTTTCTCATCTGCTAACtgatttttctctatttttcttCTCTTCTGTAGATGGTCACGCCTGATGCTCTATTTACCCTCTTTGGTATGTCCGCACACACATGTGTTATTATAATTTCCCATGTTTTAGTTTGAGATTTTTTTCTCGGATAGTATCTAAAGCTTCATTTTATTGAATAGATTCTTATTTTcctgttgtgtttttttttgtttgcttgataACATCTTTTTTACCGATCCGGTTACtgtgttgtttgattttttagtTTCAAGATCTTCGATTTTTCCTTCTTCCAGCCACAATTTCCGAGTGCGACTGTGCGcaccgcaaaaaaaaactggtgtGCGACATTGTTTTTAAACCATACCTTCATATTtcgatctgttttttttttctaaaactatTCATTTGTGTGTAAGTGTTTtcatcacatttttttttatttcctttcAACCGACCGCTCAACAAACCAATTCATCCAACGAGAAATAGAACTAAAATCGCTtcaattttgtgtttttcttcTTATTTCAAATTTTCCGAGTTCAAAACTCTGATCAAACAAAGTTACCTTGCGCCGTCGCTTTTCCTATTTTCGATTTATCATTAttctaaaaaatcaaataacaagCATTTCTTTTACATTTTTTGTTATTGCTGTTGATGTTATCATTATCGTTTACCATAAACTCTATTTAGCTGTTGAGGTTTTCCGTTTCCGAATTCAGCCGCAATCTCAAGAAATCATTCAAAATATCTTCCCTTACAATTAGAAGAGAATATTGTGCTAAGTAATAAATCTAAACGCGAGGTACGAACTTTTACAGCAGCCTATCGGGGGGTTGACATCGCGATGACAGTTGTGCGGTGGTAAAACTGAAGTAATAACAAATGAACAACGTCGAATAAAGCGGACAAAAGTGACGCTTCGCATTCGGTTATATGCGTGTGCTGATATTCCCCAAACAAAACACCAAAGTAGAAGAGGGAAAAACAAATAGCACACAGCTGCCGACCTGTCAGTcaaatgtcaaatttttattctgCATCATTTGGTAGCTTGGTGATGCCATATTACTGtaaatgataaaaaaagaaaaattgaaaagttcACCGTCTTCGGGGAGCAGTTGCGAGAGACCTGCTGGAACGGAAGGCGAACTGTTGGGAGAGGGATCAAGATGACACACGACGAAACCACCGAGTTTGAATGGAATATGCCTCATTTgaatgatgataatgatgacgAAGACGATAGATTTCAGGAGTTGCTCTTGTGGGAATATGATCGGTTTCTTATTTCTTGTTCATTTAGCTTCCAGGAAATACTGCTTTGACAGGAAAGCAGAATAACAGTAGCGAAACTTATTGTTTAGCTTTTCTAGCTAAAGTGACAGTTTTCTGACAGTTAATGGACGGTTTTTTCCAGTGCGAAGCGGACCTCTATCGGAATTATTGCATTATGCTCCTGATATCAGATGTAACTTCCGCGGTTTGCATGTGGCGCAATCTTTCAGCAGTCTCAGTGACAGGTTCCGAGTCTCGACACAATTTGATTTTTTACGGGGGAGGGATATCACCGTATTGCTACTAATAATTCACTCAATTGTTTCTAATGAAAATGAGCAAGTTATGCAAATTCCGTAAACTTATATGTATGTCGGACATAGTCGAAATTGATGTCTTAGCAGTAAAATGCGTTAAAAAACTCAAAACATATAAGTTCCTCCGTAGAACCTTCAAGTGATTAGAGTTGATTCCCAATCGCATTTCGtataagtaatttaaaatacaaaGTTATTAAAACGCACGGGGGTACACAAAACGATTAAGTCATGCAGAATTTAGTCAATTTTTGAATGGCTAGAACTTTACGAAAGATGAATCAATTATGATGAAACAGGTTTAATtgtactggaaaactatccttGTTTCcgagtattacttgagaactcgACGTGACCGACCTACaccggaaatgtttcggatgttaggagtgtgtgccaaaataaacatttttgcaacgcgtataACTTTTCCTGGCATCTTATTTCTTTTAGGTTcatgtattgtattgtattgaattcattccgagttcataGGGACCTAAAGATCGAAAACCCGCCAAGAAACTATCGAgattccaaattaaaatcttgcgcaacttattttcctatacttgtttgtttattcatgTAATGTCACTTATTtacaaacctcataggaaaaactcagctTCACATCGCGTtgatttcctgatcctctggggtacttgctttatagctttctgaattccggatgtttcaatAGTTTTGAGctcctttttgatttttctatcaaacaatcgatgttttttgctctgtaaTCTTT
It includes:
- the LOC129727911 gene encoding polypyrimidine tract-binding protein 2 isoform X3, encoding MMSCPLPLPLPLLPPALHADFPPVHIGVKRGSDELLSQAAVMAPASDNNNQDLATKKAKLETNTVIGVGGITKPSRVVHIRNIPTESSEVDVMHLGVPFGRVTNVLVLKGKNQAFLEMADESAATNMVTMFTANPPVVRGRTVYVQFSNHRELKTDQNHTATNISLQAQDLTQSPTGSPLPLTLEHANSNSTSGTTGTTGTTQGGPNTVLRVIVESLLYPVSLDILYQIFQRFGKVLKIVTFTKNNSFQALIQYPDAATAQHAKQTLDGQNIYNGCCTLRIDNSKLTSLNVKYNNDKSRDYTNPTLPSGEPGSDVIASAGGLVSAGDLLLLAAGQRPQLTRDRLVKLDKSPYFLVNGLATPGVIPPFGLGLGTPALASAYGGALPNLGAFALASNGALGTPNPAVLRGLSNVLLVSNLNEEMVTPDALFTLFGVYGDVQRVKILYNKKDSALIQMAEPHQAYLAMTHLDKLRIWNKTIRVMASKHQTVQLPKEGQPDAGLTRDYAQNPLHRFKKPGSKNYQNIYPPSATLHLSNIPATVTEEEIKEAFTKNGFEVKAFKFFPKDHKMALIQLSSIEDAVCALIKMHNYQLSESNHLRVSFSKSNI
- the LOC129727911 gene encoding polypyrimidine tract-binding protein 2 isoform X5, which encodes MRGSDELLSQAAVMAPASDNNNQDLATKKAKLETNTVIGVGGITKPSRVVHIRNIPTESSEVDVMHLGVPFGRVTNVLVLKGKNQAFLEMADESAATNMVTMFTANPPVVRGRTVYVQFSNHRELKTDQNHTATNISLQAQDLTQSPTGSPLPLTLEHANSNSTSGTTGTTGTTQGGPNTVLRVIVESLLYPVSLDILYQIFQRFGKVLKIVTFTKNNSFQALIQYPDAATAQHAKQTLDGQNIYNGCCTLRIDNSKLTSLNVKYNNDKSRDYTNPTLPSGEPGSDVIASAGGLVSAGDLLLLAAGQRPQLTRDRLVKLDKSPYFLVNGLATPGVIPPFGLGLGTPALASAYGGALPNLGAFALASNGALGTPNPAVLRGLSNVLLVSNLNEEMVTPDALFTLFGVYGDVQRVKILYNKKDSALIQMAEPHQAYLAMTHLDKLRIWNKTIRVMASKHQTVQLPKEGQPDAGLTRDYAQNPLHRFKKPGSKNYQNIYPPSATLHLSNIPATVTEEEIKEAFTKNGFEVKAFKFFPKDHKMALIQLSSIEDAVCALIKMHNYQLSESNHLRVSFSKSNI
- the LOC129727911 gene encoding polypyrimidine tract-binding protein 3 isoform X6; protein product: MAPASDNNNQDLATKKAKLETNTVIGVGGITKPSRVVHIRNIPTESSEVDVMHLGVPFGRVTNVLVLKGKNQAFLEMADESAATNMVTMFTANPPVVRGRTVYVQFSNHRELKTDQNHTATNISLQAQDLTQSPTGSPLPLTLEHANSNSTSGTTGTTGTTQGGPNTVLRVIVESLLYPVSLDILYQIFQRFGKVLKIVTFTKNNSFQALIQYPDAATAQHAKQTLDGQNIYNGCCTLRIDNSKLTSLNVKYNNDKSRDYTNPTLPSGEPGSDVIASAGGLVSAGDLLLLAAGQRPQLTRDRLVKLDKSPYFLVNGLATPGVIPPFGLGLGTPALASAYGGALPNLGAFALASNGALGTPNPAVLRGLSNVLLVSNLNEEMVTPDALFTLFGVYGDVQRVKILYNKKDSALIQMAEPHQAYLAMTHLDKLRIWNKTIRVMASKHQTVQLPKEGQPDAGLTRDYAQNPLHRFKKPGSKNYQNIYPPSATLHLSNIPATVTEEEIKEAFTKNGFEVKAFKFFPKDHKMALIQLSSIEDAVCALIKMHNYQLSESNHLRVSFSKSNI
- the LOC129727911 gene encoding polypyrimidine tract-binding protein 2 isoform X1 encodes the protein MMSCPLPLPLPLLPPALHADFPPVHIGVKRGLSFFERGSDELLSQAAVMAPASDNNNQDLATKKAKLETNTVIGVGGITKPSRVVHIRNIPTESSEVDVMHLGVPFGRVTNVLVLKGKNQAFLEMADESAATNMVTMFTANPPVVRGRTVYVQFSNHRELKTDQNHTATNISLQAQDLTQSPTGSPLPLTLEHANSNSTSGTTGTTGTTQGGPNTVLRVIVESLLYPVSLDILYQIFQRFGKVLKIVTFTKNNSFQALIQYPDAATAQHAKQTLDGQNIYNGCCTLRIDNSKLTSLNVKYNNDKSRDYTNPTLPSGEPGSDVIASAGGLVSAGDLLLLAAGQRPQLTRDRLVKLDKSPYFLVNGLATPGVIPPFGLGLGTPALASAYGGALPNLGAFALASNGALGTPNPAVLRGLSNVLLVSNLNEEMVTPDALFTLFGVYGDVQRVKILYNKKDSALIQMAEPHQAYLAMTHLDKLRIWNKTIRVMASKHQTVQLPKEGQPDAGLTRDYAQNPLHRFKKPGSKNYQNIYPPSATLHLSNIPATVTEEEIKEAFTKNGFEVKAFKFFPKDHKMALIQLSSIEDAVCALIKMHNYQLSESNHLRVSFSKSNI
- the LOC129727911 gene encoding polypyrimidine tract-binding protein 2 isoform X2: MMSCPLPLPLPLLPPALHADFPPVHIGVKRGLSFFERGSDELLSQAAVMAPASDNNNQDLATKKAKLETNTVIGVGGITKPSRVVHIRNIPTESSEVDVMHLGVPFGRVTNVLVLKGKNQAFLEMADESAATNMVTMFTANPPVVRGRTVYVQFSNHRELKTDQNHTATNISLQAQDLTQSPTGSPLPLTLEHANSNSTSGTTGTTGTTQGGPNTVLRVIVESLLYPVSLDILYQIFQRFGKVLKIVTFTKNNSFQALIQYPDAATAQHAKQTLDGQNIYNGCCTLRIDNSKLTSLNVKYNNDKSRDYTNPTLPSGEPGSDVIASAGGLVSAGDLLLLAAGQRPQLTRDRLDKSPYFLVNGLATPGVIPPFGLGLGTPALASAYGGALPNLGAFALASNGALGTPNPAVLRGLSNVLLVSNLNEEMVTPDALFTLFGVYGDVQRVKILYNKKDSALIQMAEPHQAYLAMTHLDKLRIWNKTIRVMASKHQTVQLPKEGQPDAGLTRDYAQNPLHRFKKPGSKNYQNIYPPSATLHLSNIPATVTEEEIKEAFTKNGFEVKAFKFFPKDHKMALIQLSSIEDAVCALIKMHNYQLSESNHLRVSFSKSNI
- the LOC129727911 gene encoding polypyrimidine tract-binding protein 2 isoform X4, giving the protein MMSCPLPLPLPLLPPALHADFPPVHIGVKRGLSFFERGSDELLSQAAVMAPASDNNNQDLATKKAKLETNTVIGVGGITKPSRVVHIRNIPTESSEVDVMHLGVPFGRVTNVLVLKGKNQAFLEMADESAATNMVTMFTANPPVVRGRTVYVQFSNHRELKTDQNHTATNISLQAQDLTQSPTGSPLPLTLEHANSNSTSGTTGTTGTTQGGPNTVLRVIVESLLYPVSLDILYQIFQRFGKVLKIVTFTKNNSFQALIQYPDAATAQHAKQTLDGQNIYNGCCTLRIDNSKLTSLNVKYNNDKSRDYTNPTLPSGEPGSDVIASAGGLVSAGDLLLLAAGQRPQLTRDRLVNGLATPGVIPPFGLGLGTPALASAYGGALPNLGAFALASNGALGTPNPAVLRGLSNVLLVSNLNEEMVTPDALFTLFGVYGDVQRVKILYNKKDSALIQMAEPHQAYLAMTHLDKLRIWNKTIRVMASKHQTVQLPKEGQPDAGLTRDYAQNPLHRFKKPGSKNYQNIYPPSATLHLSNIPATVTEEEIKEAFTKNGFEVKAFKFFPKDHKMALIQLSSIEDAVCALIKMHNYQLSESNHLRVSFSKSNI